A section of the Subtercola frigoramans genome encodes:
- a CDS encoding AAA family ATPase, with protein MSAPAQAQAPASAPASTNDELRLALSRVRTEVGKAVVGQDGAVTGLLVALLARGHVLLEGVPGVAKTLLVRSLASALSLDTKRVQFTPDLMPGDVTGSLVYDGRSGEFEFREGPVFTNILLADEINRTPPKTQSALLEAMEERQVSVDGVSRQLPDPFLVAATMNPIEYEGTYMLPEAQLDRFLLKLTLDIPERDVEIAVLARHAAGFNPRDLGGAGVTAVLGAAQLHEAQAAVARVGATVDVLAYAVDLARATRQSPSVKLGVSPRGSTALLAAAKAWAWLNGFERITPDHVQAMVLPVFRHRIQLRPEAELEGVSVDSILRGVLSQVQVPI; from the coding sequence ATGAGCGCTCCGGCTCAAGCTCAAGCTCCGGCCAGTGCACCGGCGAGCACCAACGATGAGCTGCGTCTCGCGCTCTCTCGAGTGCGCACTGAGGTCGGCAAGGCCGTCGTCGGGCAGGACGGAGCCGTCACCGGTCTGCTGGTGGCGCTGCTGGCCCGCGGGCACGTGCTGCTCGAAGGCGTTCCCGGTGTCGCCAAGACACTCCTCGTGCGCTCGCTCGCCTCGGCGCTCAGCCTCGACACGAAGCGGGTGCAGTTCACCCCCGACCTGATGCCGGGCGACGTCACCGGTTCGCTGGTCTACGACGGGCGTTCGGGCGAATTCGAGTTTCGTGAGGGGCCGGTGTTCACGAACATCCTGCTCGCCGACGAGATCAACCGCACACCTCCCAAGACGCAGTCGGCGCTGCTCGAGGCGATGGAGGAGCGCCAGGTGAGCGTCGACGGGGTGAGCCGCCAGCTGCCCGACCCGTTCCTCGTGGCGGCGACGATGAACCCGATCGAGTACGAGGGCACGTACATGCTGCCCGAGGCGCAGCTCGACCGGTTTCTGCTCAAGTTGACGCTCGACATTCCGGAGCGCGACGTCGAGATCGCCGTGCTGGCGCGACACGCGGCGGGCTTCAACCCGCGGGACCTCGGCGGTGCCGGCGTGACGGCTGTGCTCGGCGCGGCCCAGCTGCACGAGGCGCAGGCGGCCGTGGCGCGCGTCGGCGCGACGGTGGATGTTCTGGCCTATGCCGTCGACCTCGCCAGGGCGACCCGGCAGAGCCCCTCGGTGAAGCTCGGCGTGAGCCCGCGCGGAAGCACGGCTCTTCTCGCGGCGGCGAAGGCGTGGGCGTGGCTCAACGGATTCGAGCGGATCACGCCCGACCACGTGCAGGCGATGGTGCTGCCGGTGTTCCGGCACCGTATCCAGCTGCGGCCCGAGGCCGAGCTCGAGGGCGTGTCTGTCGACTCGATCCTGCGCGGAGTGCTGTCGCAGGTGCAGGTGCCGATCTAG